One Alkaliphilus sp. B6464 genomic window carries:
- a CDS encoding glycosyltransferase family 2 protein codes for MTKHDVKLPAYYQNRKNDSYDKNSDNKEIKDIPGITVITSTIRPEFIENVFENYNRQTYQKKEFIIVLNKNSMDIKEWEKKAKQYKNIRVFQLDERISFGQCYNFCVSKSKYDYIAPFDDDDYYAPNYLNDIVEAFQTSKADVVGKKARYIYFESSGTLALTGLKKENCYVDHIDGPTLSFNKKIFDKVQFTDKPIGVDGQFCKDCIAKGIKIYSTNRYNHVYIRHASGHQHTWVVSDEKLLSWCKVIGKIENYQEYVAK; via the coding sequence TTGACAAAGCATGACGTAAAATTGCCAGCATATTATCAAAACAGAAAAAATGATAGTTATGATAAAAATAGTGATAATAAAGAAATTAAGGATATTCCTGGGATAACCGTAATTACTAGTACGATAAGACCTGAATTTATAGAAAATGTATTTGAAAATTACAATAGACAAACATATCAAAAAAAAGAGTTCATTATTGTTTTAAACAAAAATAGCATGGACATCAAGGAATGGGAAAAAAAAGCAAAGCAATATAAAAATATTAGGGTGTTTCAGCTTGATGAAAGAATTTCCTTTGGCCAATGTTACAATTTTTGTGTAAGTAAATCAAAATACGATTATATTGCTCCATTTGATGATGATGATTACTATGCTCCTAATTATTTAAATGATATTGTTGAGGCATTTCAGACTTCAAAGGCAGATGTTGTTGGTAAAAAAGCTCGCTATATTTATTTTGAAAGTTCTGGAACACTAGCTCTTACAGGCCTTAAAAAGGAGAATTGTTATGTTGATCATATTGATGGTCCTACATTATCTTTTAACAAAAAAATATTTGATAAGGTTCAATTTACCGATAAACCTATTGGGGTTGATGGTCAGTTTTGTAAAGACTGTATTGCTAAGGGTATAAAGATATATTCAACAAATAGGTATAACCATGTGTATATTAGACATGCATCTGGCCATCAGCATACTTGGGTAGTAAGCGATGAGAAACTCTTAAGCTGGTGTAAAGTAATAGGAAAGATAGAAAATTACCAAGAATATGTTGCTAAATAA
- a CDS encoding cupin domain-containing protein, whose product MYNVYNPYPYPYFINNTPMYTLDNMYSVYNTYSCPYYLNAPMYNTEFSKQFSNQYPYIVDEFGFLQPINDDALIELRDYGPEPFVVNIEKATKQNNTFRTALWTGNHLQVTLMSINIGEDIGLEVHPTVDQFIRIEEGQGLIKMGDSKCNLDFQRKVCDDFAIMIPAGKWHNLINTGNKPLKLYSIYAPPAHPHGTVHQTKEDAEREHGH is encoded by the coding sequence ATGTATAATGTTTATAATCCATATCCATATCCTTATTTTATTAACAATACACCAATGTATACCTTAGATAATATGTATAGTGTTTATAACACATATTCATGTCCTTACTACCTTAATGCACCAATGTATAACACAGAATTTTCGAAACAGTTTTCTAATCAGTATCCTTATATTGTTGATGAATTTGGTTTTTTACAACCAATAAATGATGATGCTCTAATTGAATTAAGGGATTATGGGCCAGAACCATTTGTGGTTAATATTGAGAAGGCTACTAAACAAAATAATACTTTTCGTACTGCTTTATGGACCGGAAACCATTTACAAGTTACCTTGATGAGCATCAATATTGGTGAAGACATAGGTTTAGAAGTTCATCCTACAGTTGACCAATTCATACGTATTGAAGAAGGTCAAGGACTTATTAAAATGGGGGATAGTAAATGTAACTTGGATTTTCAAAGAAAAGTATGTGATGACTTTGCGATCATGATACCTGCTGGTAAATGGCACAATCTAATCAATACAGGTAATAAACCTCTTAAATTGTACTCTATCTATGCGCCACCTGCACATCCACATGGTACAGTTCATCAAACTAAAGAAGATGCCGAAAGGGAGCACGGACACTAA
- a CDS encoding DmpA family aminopeptidase, which yields MKKQKRIRDYGIIIGDLPTGNLNKITDVKGIKVGHCTIDTNENKTGITVILPMEDNIFKNKLVAASYVLNGFGKTMGLVQIEELGTLESIIALTNTLNVGLVHDAVVDYMIEQCKNDNIKLESINPIVCECNDSYLNNIQTRAVGKKHVYKAIEDASTDFLEGDVGAGKGMRCHYLKGGIGSASRVITIDNNTYTVGVLVLSNHGRLEDLVIDGNKIGRKISERLNNESLVDKGSIISIIATDLPLSSRQLKRVCKRAGVGLARLGSFIGHGSGEVMIAFSTGNILKDDDPDIVNIKILKEDKIDIVFRAVAECEEEAVLNSMITCGKVIGRNNNTLEVLSSYIE from the coding sequence TTGAAAAAGCAAAAAAGAATTAGAGATTATGGAATAATTATAGGAGATCTACCAACTGGAAATTTAAATAAAATAACTGATGTAAAGGGTATTAAAGTAGGTCATTGTACAATAGATACAAATGAGAATAAAACTGGTATAACAGTAATTCTTCCAATGGAAGATAATATTTTTAAAAATAAACTTGTTGCAGCATCCTATGTTTTAAATGGATTTGGCAAAACAATGGGACTTGTACAAATAGAGGAATTAGGTACCTTAGAGTCTATTATTGCCCTTACAAATACTCTAAATGTTGGATTAGTACATGATGCGGTAGTAGATTACATGATAGAACAATGCAAAAATGATAATATTAAATTAGAATCTATAAATCCTATAGTATGTGAATGTAATGATAGTTACCTTAATAATATACAGACGAGGGCAGTGGGTAAAAAACATGTTTATAAAGCTATTGAGGATGCGTCTACAGATTTCCTAGAGGGGGATGTAGGGGCTGGTAAAGGTATGAGGTGCCATTATCTCAAAGGGGGAATAGGATCTGCTTCACGTGTAATCACCATAGATAATAATACATATACAGTGGGAGTATTGGTTTTATCTAATCATGGACGATTGGAAGACCTTGTAATTGATGGAAATAAAATAGGCAGAAAAATTTCTGAAAGGTTAAATAATGAAAGTTTAGTTGATAAAGGTTCTATTATATCAATAATAGCAACTGATTTACCGTTAAGCAGTAGACAGTTAAAAAGAGTATGTAAAAGAGCAGGAGTTGGTTTAGCAAGGCTGGGTTCCTTTATTGGACATGGAAGTGGTGAAGTTATGATTGCTTTTTCTACTGGAAATATTTTAAAGGATGATGATCCAGATATAGTTAATATCAAAATTTTAAAAGAAGATAAGATCGATATAGTTTTTAGAGCTGTTGCCGAGTGCGAGGAAGAAGCAGTATTAAATTCTATGATTACTTGTGGCAAGGTAATAGGAAGAAATAACAATACATTAGAAGTTTTAAGTAGTTATATAGAGTAA
- a CDS encoding glucose-1-phosphate thymidylyltransferase, whose protein sequence is MKGLILCAGVGSRLWPITHTLPKHLIPLANKPILFFIIDILVDMGIDEIGIVVGENKASFQEALKEYDNKNIAFNYIKQEKPMGLANAVLSSIDFIQNEKFLMILGDNLYHPDIKNAINNIVNSNFNCHVLINEVSNPSRYGIVKIENDRVIDVIEKPNNPPTNLALAGIYTFDSNIFTACENIKPSNRNEYELSDAIKWLIDNGYAVSYEKFDCLWQDLGKPEDILAANQYLLSNIKPKNNGIIDKGSKLDGMVFIGNNSIVKNSIITGPVTIGNNTIIKDAYIGPYTSIYDNAKITDCNIQNSIILDESIISNISGTIDSSIIERGCIIEGEKEEIKTNQLLLGKDSKIKLKKS, encoded by the coding sequence ATGAAAGGATTGATTCTATGTGCAGGAGTCGGAAGTAGACTGTGGCCTATAACACATACACTGCCAAAGCATTTAATACCTTTAGCTAATAAACCAATACTATTTTTTATTATTGATATATTAGTTGATATGGGCATTGATGAAATAGGCATTGTGGTTGGAGAAAATAAAGCTAGCTTTCAGGAAGCTTTAAAAGAATATGATAATAAAAATATAGCATTCAATTATATTAAGCAAGAGAAGCCTATGGGCCTTGCAAATGCAGTTTTAAGCTCTATAGACTTTATACAAAACGAAAAATTTTTGATGATTTTAGGGGATAATCTTTATCATCCTGACATTAAAAACGCAATTAACAATATTGTTAACTCAAATTTCAATTGCCATGTTCTAATTAATGAAGTTAGTAATCCAAGCAGATATGGAATAGTCAAAATAGAGAATGACAGAGTAATAGATGTAATTGAAAAGCCTAATAATCCACCTACCAATCTAGCTCTAGCAGGTATATACACCTTTGATAGTAATATATTTACTGCTTGTGAAAATATAAAACCTTCAAATAGAAATGAATATGAGTTATCCGATGCAATAAAATGGTTAATTGATAATGGATATGCAGTATCTTATGAAAAGTTTGACTGCTTGTGGCAGGATTTAGGTAAGCCAGAGGATATTTTAGCAGCAAATCAATATTTACTATCTAATATAAAGCCTAAAAATAACGGTATCATTGACAAAGGCTCAAAACTAGATGGTATGGTTTTTATTGGCAATAATTCAATAGTTAAAAATAGTATTATTACAGGCCCAGTAACTATTGGAAACAACACTATAATTAAAGATGCTTATATAGGGCCGTACACCTCTATCTATGATAATGCTAAAATTACAGATTGTAATATTCAAAACAGTATAATCCTAGATGAATCTATTATTTCTAATATAAGTGGCACAATTGACTCGAGTATTATTGAAAGAGGTTGTATAATTGAAGGAGAAAAAGAGGAAATAAAAACTAATCAATTATTGCTAGGAAAAGATAGTAAGATAAAATTAAAAAAATCATAG
- a CDS encoding D-sedoheptulose-7-phosphate isomerase, whose translation MKDFFHKYKQELIESINKISQKDIEQFFQIMLDSYNKNKKIIIIGNGGSAATASHFSCDLGKGASVEGVRRFRVISLTDNIPLITAISNDISYDEVFKYQLENILEEDDLVIGISASGNSENIVKAFEYAKSKSAKTFGLVGFSGGKIKDLSDGYIHVQSFNYGIVEDIHLIIEHVLTQYFKKYMGEISINKPNKILGLGD comes from the coding sequence ATGAAAGATTTTTTTCATAAATACAAACAAGAACTAATAGAGTCAATCAATAAAATATCTCAAAAAGATATAGAACAATTTTTTCAAATTATGTTAGATTCATATAATAAAAATAAGAAAATAATTATTATTGGTAATGGAGGCAGTGCAGCAACAGCATCTCATTTCTCTTGTGACCTAGGCAAGGGAGCATCTGTTGAAGGTGTTAGAAGATTTAGAGTTATAAGCCTAACCGATAATATCCCTTTGATTACAGCCATTTCAAATGATATATCCTACGATGAAGTTTTTAAGTATCAATTAGAAAACATTCTTGAAGAAGATGATTTAGTAATAGGAATTTCTGCCTCTGGCAACTCCGAGAATATAGTTAAAGCATTTGAGTATGCCAAAAGTAAATCTGCAAAAACTTTTGGCTTAGTTGGCTTTAGCGGTGGAAAAATAAAAGATTTATCTGACGGTTATATTCATGTTCAAAGCTTTAATTATGGCATTGTTGAAGATATCCACTTAATTATAGAGCATGTATTAACGCAGTATTTTAAGAAATACATGGGAGAAATAAGTATTAATAAACCTAATAAAATCCTTGGGCTGGGAGATTAA
- the galE gene encoding UDP-glucose 4-epimerase GalE — translation MNVLITGGAGYIGSHCNKFLHQKNINTIIVDNLSFGHSEAVKWGTFIEGDFGDKCFISNIFKNYNIDAVIHFAACANVPESVIQPNKYYINNVSNMINLLDSMVENNVKYIVFSSSAATFGNPKYTPIDEKHSQDPINPYGETKLIGEKLLRDYEKAYGIKYAIMRYFNAAGADLDCEIGESHYPEHHLLPVIFQVCQGVKDKLNIYGNNYPTKDGSCIRDFIHVTDLAWAHYLALEYLISENQSQDFNLGSNMGFSVKEIVKKCEEVLDIQINYQLSSPRLGDPAILIASNTKIKSLLNWEPKYSDLETIIKSAWAWEKIKDY, via the coding sequence ATGAATGTTCTAATTACTGGAGGAGCAGGTTATATAGGTAGCCATTGTAATAAGTTTCTTCATCAAAAAAATATTAATACGATTATAGTGGACAATTTAAGCTTTGGGCATAGTGAAGCAGTAAAATGGGGAACGTTTATTGAAGGAGATTTTGGGGACAAATGTTTTATAAGTAATATATTTAAGAATTATAATATTGATGCAGTTATTCATTTTGCCGCATGTGCCAATGTGCCTGAATCTGTAATTCAACCAAATAAATACTATATCAATAATGTTTCTAATATGATAAATCTTCTAGATTCCATGGTCGAGAATAATGTTAAATATATTGTATTTTCTTCGTCTGCTGCAACATTTGGTAATCCTAAATATACACCTATTGATGAAAAACATTCTCAAGATCCAATAAACCCCTATGGTGAAACCAAATTGATTGGAGAAAAACTCCTTAGAGATTATGAAAAAGCATATGGAATTAAATATGCTATTATGCGATATTTTAATGCAGCTGGAGCAGACTTAGATTGTGAAATAGGTGAATCTCACTACCCTGAACACCATTTACTCCCTGTTATTTTTCAGGTTTGTCAAGGCGTTAAAGATAAGTTGAATATCTATGGTAATAATTATCCTACTAAGGATGGAAGTTGTATAAGGGATTTTATTCATGTAACAGATCTGGCTTGGGCGCATTATTTGGCTTTAGAATATCTTATTTCAGAAAATCAATCACAGGACTTTAATTTAGGTAGCAACATGGGATTTTCTGTAAAAGAAATAGTGAAAAAATGCGAAGAAGTTTTAGATATACAAATAAATTATCAATTAAGTAGCCCCAGGCTTGGAGATCCAGCCATATTAATAGCTTCAAATACTAAGATTAAAAGCCTATTAAATTGGGAGCCAAAATATAGTGACTTGGAAACTATTATAAAATCAGCCTGGGCTTGGGAAAAAATTAAAGACTATTAA
- a CDS encoding LCP family protein encodes MNNNKLRKKSKKSNTKASIFIKTLFISMAVFTVLIFSGVLIFKSIVKPPSIPNLEDIAFLPPDGESEDMLIGNGLRAPEGFTADDRKEEFYTFLIVGLDGGINTDTIMVASYDGINNEANIISIPRDSLVNVKRKIKKINAAYPAGTIYGDGKDGGINQLKREVKTIVGFVPDFYVCIDLDAFVKIVDAVGGVDVYVPLDMKYDDPYQDLHINIKEGEQILDGKNALKFARYRKGNNGRNIISDYQRIENQQAVIKAMLTKLLSPANILKISEFIGIFNENVYSDIKSENMLWFADQLNKIRGTDALSTYTMPTSGTSGLPMYYEYLDEDAIVELVNKTINPYKIDIEAKDLDIINGK; translated from the coding sequence ATGAATAATAATAAACTTAGGAAAAAGAGCAAAAAATCCAACACCAAAGCATCGATTTTTATAAAGACTTTGTTTATATCAATGGCTGTTTTTACTGTCTTGATTTTTTCTGGCGTATTGATTTTCAAGAGTATAGTAAAACCTCCCAGTATTCCGAATTTAGAGGATATTGCATTTCTCCCTCCAGACGGCGAATCAGAAGATATGTTAATAGGTAATGGTTTGCGTGCTCCCGAAGGTTTTACAGCCGATGACAGAAAAGAGGAATTTTATACTTTTCTAATTGTGGGCTTGGACGGAGGCATTAATACGGATACGATTATGGTTGCTTCTTATGATGGGATTAATAATGAGGCAAACATTATCAGCATTCCACGCGATAGCTTGGTAAATGTTAAGCGTAAGATTAAGAAAATTAACGCCGCATATCCGGCCGGCACTATATATGGCGATGGAAAAGATGGCGGAATCAATCAGTTGAAAAGAGAGGTTAAAACTATTGTAGGATTTGTTCCTGATTTTTATGTTTGTATTGATCTTGACGCATTTGTTAAAATAGTAGATGCTGTTGGCGGAGTAGATGTTTACGTACCACTAGATATGAAGTATGACGACCCATACCAAGATTTACATATTAACATAAAGGAAGGCGAACAAATTCTTGATGGTAAAAATGCCCTAAAGTTTGCACGTTATAGAAAAGGCAATAATGGTCGCAATATTATTAGTGATTATCAGCGTATAGAAAATCAACAGGCTGTAATTAAGGCTATGCTTACTAAATTATTGAGCCCTGCAAATATATTGAAGATTTCTGAATTTATAGGCATATTCAATGAGAATGTATATAGCGATATTAAATCCGAAAATATGCTATGGTTTGCTGATCAGCTGAATAAAATCAGGGGAACAGACGCACTTTCAACATATACAATGCCCACCAGCGGTACCAGTGGGCTTCCAATGTATTATGAATATCTTGATGAAGATGCAATTGTTGAACTTGTTAATAAGACCATAAATCCGTATAAAATAGATATTGAGGCGAAGGATTTGGATATTATTAATGGAAAATAA
- a CDS encoding glycosyltransferase family 2 protein, with the protein MNISAEKIRQNYYERLSAYSQHAKCNDHNINTSDNSNKKHTKDMSGITVITSTIRPQFMDSIFQNYNRQTYAKKELIIILNKNSMDINLWKEKAKQYANISIFQIDEEVPLGECYNFCVEKSTYDYIAPFDDDDYYAPNYLQDIVEAFKISNADVVGKRARYVYFENSGILAISGSRYENSYVNYIDGPTLSFNKKIFDRVQFSNVPCGIDVQFCKDCTANGIKIYSTNRFNHVYIRHSSSHDHTWKINDNMLLMYGGCRVVRKTNNYQKYITR; encoded by the coding sequence ATGAATATATCAGCTGAAAAAATAAGGCAGAATTATTACGAAAGATTGTCGGCATATTCTCAACACGCTAAATGTAATGATCATAATATAAATACTAGTGATAATAGTAATAAGAAACATACAAAGGATATGTCTGGAATAACTGTAATTACAAGTACTATAAGACCCCAATTTATGGATAGTATATTCCAAAATTATAATAGACAAACCTACGCGAAAAAAGAGCTTATCATTATTTTAAATAAAAATAGTATGGATATAAACCTATGGAAAGAAAAAGCAAAACAATATGCAAATATTAGTATATTTCAGATTGATGAAGAGGTTCCATTGGGAGAGTGTTATAATTTCTGTGTAGAAAAATCAACTTATGACTATATTGCTCCATTCGATGATGACGATTACTATGCTCCTAACTATCTACAGGACATTGTTGAAGCCTTTAAAATTTCAAATGCAGATGTTGTCGGTAAAAGAGCTAGATATGTTTATTTTGAAAACTCAGGAATATTAGCTATTTCAGGTAGTAGGTATGAAAATAGCTATGTTAATTATATTGATGGCCCCACATTATCTTTTAATAAAAAAATATTTGATAGAGTTCAGTTTAGTAATGTTCCATGTGGAATAGATGTTCAGTTTTGTAAAGATTGTACTGCTAATGGTATAAAAATATATTCCACGAATAGATTTAACCATGTATATATTAGGCATTCTTCTTCTCATGATCACACATGGAAAATAAACGATAATATGCTTTTAATGTATGGTGGTTGTAGAGTAGTTAGAAAAACAAATAATTATCAGAAATATATTACTAGATAG
- a CDS encoding D-glycero-alpha-D-manno-heptose-1,7-bisphosphate 7-phosphatase, producing the protein MHKAVFFDRDGVINQKANEHDYIKIWNEFKLIPEIIGVMQHVQLKGYKIIIVTNQRGIARGIMTINNLNKIHENLRQLLHIHNIYITGIFYCPHDIHENCSCRKPKVGMFLEAKKLYNINFEQSFLIGDSLTDIMAANALKIKSILYNESAINKKFEPMPRYIVTDLSEINKIID; encoded by the coding sequence ATGCATAAAGCAGTTTTTTTCGATAGAGATGGAGTCATAAACCAAAAAGCCAATGAGCATGATTATATTAAAATTTGGAATGAATTTAAATTGATTCCTGAAATTATTGGTGTGATGCAACATGTACAATTAAAAGGCTATAAAATAATAATTGTAACAAATCAAAGAGGGATAGCAAGAGGTATTATGACTATAAATAATTTAAATAAAATACATGAAAATTTGCGGCAACTTCTCCATATCCATAATATATATATAACAGGCATATTTTATTGCCCCCATGATATTCATGAGAATTGTAGCTGTAGAAAACCTAAAGTAGGTATGTTCCTAGAAGCTAAAAAACTATACAATATTAACTTTGAACAATCTTTTTTAATAGGTGATTCATTAACAGATATTATGGCCGCTAATGCATTAAAAATAAAATCTATTTTATATAATGAAAGTGCTATCAATAAAAAATTTGAACCAATGCCTAGATATATTGTTACAGACCTTAGTGAAATAAATAAGATTATAGATTAA
- a CDS encoding GHMP family kinase ATP-binding protein: MIISKTPLRISFVGGGTDLPSFYKKISGRVLSTTINKYIFVIIKKSYGNEVILNYSKKEIVKNINDIKNEYIKESMKSVGIDKGVEVTILSDIHTKGSGLGSSSSLIVGLLNALYHYKNDPKPLDFLAKEACRLEIDVLGKPIGKQDQYATSFGGFKIYTFNSDETVEVTPITLDEVSLSNLESCLYLVYTGITRRSSTILQEQNTKIDVNFEHLKEMSLMPLQVAEMLEQNQYDDFGNYLNTAWNYKKQLVDSITNPKIDLLYSKGLENGAIGGKLLGAGGGGFILFYVPPKNREIFIREISKISKILPFKFEPYGSKIIFNSES; the protein is encoded by the coding sequence ATGATAATATCTAAAACACCACTTAGAATCAGTTTTGTAGGTGGAGGAACGGACTTACCTTCATTTTATAAAAAAATTAGTGGAAGAGTTCTTAGTACAACAATTAATAAATATATTTTTGTAATTATTAAAAAATCTTATGGTAATGAAGTAATACTAAACTATTCTAAAAAAGAGATAGTCAAAAATATTAATGATATTAAAAATGAATATATCAAAGAATCTATGAAGTCAGTTGGCATTGACAAAGGAGTTGAGGTTACTATACTTTCTGATATTCATACTAAAGGAAGTGGTTTGGGTTCTTCTAGCTCATTAATAGTCGGTTTATTAAATGCATTATACCATTATAAAAATGATCCTAAGCCTTTAGATTTTTTAGCAAAAGAAGCATGTAGACTAGAGATTGATGTATTAGGTAAGCCAATTGGTAAACAAGATCAATATGCTACATCTTTTGGAGGTTTTAAAATATATACCTTTAACTCTGATGAAACTGTTGAAGTTACTCCTATTACTCTAGATGAAGTAAGTCTTTCAAATTTAGAATCATGTCTATATCTTGTTTATACGGGTATTACCCGAAGGTCTTCAACTATTTTACAAGAACAAAATACTAAAATTGATGTTAACTTTGAGCATCTTAAAGAGATGTCTCTAATGCCTTTACAAGTGGCGGAAATGCTAGAGCAAAATCAATATGATGATTTTGGAAACTATTTAAATACTGCTTGGAATTATAAAAAACAGCTTGTTGACAGTATTACTAACCCCAAAATTGACCTTCTATATAGTAAAGGGCTAGAGAATGGTGCTATAGGTGGAAAGCTTTTAGGCGCTGGTGGTGGTGGGTTCATTCTCTTTTATGTGCCCCCAAAAAACAGAGAAATCTTTATAAGAGAAATTAGTAAAATTTCCAAAATATTGCCATTTAAATTTGAACCTTATGGCAGCAAAATTATTTTCAATTCAGAGAGTTAG
- the ytaF gene encoding sporulation membrane protein YtaF yields the protein MQFSLITILEAIMLASALSMDAFVSGFAYGSNKIKIPMLSVQIINIICSSILGISLLVGTVLKQYIPSWLTLAICFIILFTLGVVKLLDSVTKSIIRKHNHLDKEIEFSMFNFKFILNLYANPEEADVDASKVISPIEASSLAIALSLDGMAIGFGAALGNINALAVFLCSLVTDAAAIILGCYIGNKIARKLSFNLSWLSGVLLIILAFLKLF from the coding sequence TTGCAATTTTCACTCATTACAATTTTAGAAGCAATTATGCTTGCTTCGGCATTATCTATGGATGCATTTGTATCAGGTTTTGCTTATGGAAGCAATAAAATTAAAATACCCATGCTATCTGTTCAAATCATTAACATTATATGTAGTTCTATTTTAGGAATATCGCTTTTAGTTGGTACTGTGCTTAAACAGTACATTCCTTCATGGCTTACGTTAGCAATTTGTTTTATAATTTTGTTTACATTAGGTGTTGTAAAGCTATTAGACAGTGTTACAAAATCAATTATCAGAAAGCATAACCATTTGGACAAAGAAATAGAATTCTCAATGTTTAATTTTAAATTTATTCTAAATTTATATGCCAATCCGGAAGAAGCTGATGTGGATGCTTCAAAAGTAATTTCACCAATTGAAGCCTCTTCCCTTGCAATCGCATTGTCATTAGATGGTATGGCGATTGGATTTGGGGCAGCACTTGGGAATATAAACGCTTTAGCGGTCTTTTTATGTTCACTTGTTACCGATGCCGCTGCCATTATATTAGGGTGCTATATAGGAAATAAAATTGCTCGAAAATTATCCTTTAATTTATCTTGGCTAAGTGGCGTTCTTTTAATTATTTTGGCATTTTTAAAACTATTTTGA